The proteins below come from a single Thermopolyspora flexuosa genomic window:
- the lgt gene encoding prolipoprotein diacylglyceryl transferase, with translation MPLASIPSPSQGVWYLGPIPIRAYALCIVLGVVVAVILTERRWRARGGDPGTITDLAVWAVPFGLVGGRLYHVITDWQLYFGPDAPNEPIEALFIWNGGLGVWGAIALGGVGVWIGCRRRGISLTAVADAAAPGIVIAQGIGRLGNYFNQELFGGPTDLPWGLEIDPGRPGTVPGVLTYHPTFLYEMLWDFAVGFTLIWLGRRFDLRHGRLFALYVAGYTAGRFWIEGMRVDPAHEILGLRLNQWTSIVIFVGALVYFWLWRGSTAEESLGVATGPAGPEADREESDGGDGRDEPDGEPGTVRSAAAEGRGDGDGGAVPEREAGRR, from the coding sequence ATGCCGCTTGCCTCGATTCCCAGCCCGTCTCAGGGGGTCTGGTACCTGGGGCCGATCCCCATCCGGGCCTACGCCCTCTGCATCGTGCTCGGTGTCGTGGTCGCCGTCATCCTGACGGAGCGCCGCTGGCGCGCCCGTGGCGGCGACCCGGGCACGATCACCGACCTCGCCGTCTGGGCCGTGCCCTTCGGGCTCGTCGGCGGCCGGCTCTACCACGTCATCACCGACTGGCAGCTGTACTTCGGGCCGGACGCGCCCAACGAGCCGATCGAGGCGCTGTTCATCTGGAACGGCGGCCTGGGCGTGTGGGGGGCGATCGCGCTCGGCGGGGTCGGCGTGTGGATCGGCTGCCGCCGGCGCGGCATCTCGCTCACCGCGGTCGCCGACGCCGCCGCGCCCGGCATCGTGATCGCGCAGGGCATCGGGCGTCTGGGCAACTACTTCAACCAGGAGCTGTTCGGCGGGCCCACCGACCTGCCGTGGGGCCTGGAGATCGACCCCGGCCGGCCGGGCACCGTCCCCGGCGTGCTCACCTACCACCCGACGTTCCTGTACGAGATGCTGTGGGACTTCGCGGTGGGGTTCACGCTGATCTGGCTGGGCAGGCGGTTCGACCTGCGGCACGGCCGGCTGTTCGCGCTCTACGTCGCCGGGTACACCGCCGGCCGGTTCTGGATCGAGGGCATGCGGGTCGACCCCGCCCACGAGATCCTCGGCCTGCGGCTCAACCAGTGGACCTCGATCGTCATCTTCGTGGGCGCGCTCGTGTACTTCTGGCTCTGGCGCGGCAGCACCGCCGAGGAGTCGCTCGGCGTCGCCACCGGCCCGGCCGGGCCGGAGGCTGACCGGGAGGAGAGCGACGGCGGCGACGGCCGGGACGAGCCGGACGGCGAGCCGGGCACCGTGCGCTCCGCCGCGGCCGAGGGCCGCGGTGACGGGGACGGCGGCGCCGTGCCGGAACGGGAGGCCGGCCGCCGATGA
- a CDS encoding DsbA family protein, whose protein sequence is MGNAARRATREKIRLQREQERKREQRRRQVTITLSVVGVVVLIVAMVAIWQSTRNRSEVYAGELAPISRTAEGDVVMARPGVNAPVLDIYEDFQCPACKNFEETSGDTIKRLAAEGKVKVVYHPIVLFPQEPLRGNSLRASTALRCVPGDRPWMALHDRLFKEQPREGDVGFEIDDLVAWGKEAGVTDANFESCVRGQQGASEQLNYSSRTMQSANIKGTPTVKLDGKDLEYTAFLPGELEKAILEAQPK, encoded by the coding sequence ATGGGCAACGCCGCCCGGAGGGCCACCCGAGAGAAGATTCGCCTCCAGCGGGAGCAGGAGCGCAAGCGGGAACAGCGCCGCCGCCAGGTCACCATCACGCTGTCCGTGGTGGGCGTGGTCGTGCTGATCGTGGCGATGGTCGCGATCTGGCAGTCGACGCGCAACCGCTCCGAGGTGTACGCGGGCGAGCTCGCGCCGATCAGCCGCACGGCCGAGGGCGACGTGGTGATGGCGCGGCCCGGCGTGAACGCCCCGGTCCTCGACATCTACGAGGACTTCCAGTGCCCCGCCTGCAAGAACTTCGAGGAGACGAGCGGCGACACGATCAAGCGCCTCGCCGCCGAGGGCAAGGTGAAGGTGGTCTACCACCCCATCGTGCTCTTCCCCCAGGAGCCGCTGCGGGGCAACTCGCTCCGCGCCTCGACCGCGCTGCGCTGCGTGCCCGGTGACCGGCCCTGGATGGCGCTGCACGACCGGCTCTTCAAGGAGCAGCCGAGGGAGGGCGACGTCGGCTTCGAGATCGACGACCTGGTCGCCTGGGGCAAGGAGGCCGGGGTGACCGACGCCAACTTCGAAAGCTGCGTGCGCGGCCAGCAGGGCGCCTCGGAACAGCTCAACTACTCGTCGCGGACCATGCAGAGCGCCAACATCAAGGGCACGCCGACGGTCAAGCTCGACGGCAAGGATCTCGAGTACACGGCGTTCCTCCCCGGCGAGCTGGAGAAGGCGATCCTCGAGGCGCAGCCCAAGTGA
- a CDS encoding MauE/DoxX family redox-associated membrane protein, translating into MTTVARLVLAGVLIVAGWSKMGAPALSIQAVKAYELLPEAVAEIVGYVLPILEIVIGLLLVIGLLTRMAAIATAVLMLAFVIGIASAWARGLNIDCGCFGGGGALPPGQKANYLPEILRDVGFLALAAWVAVKPPGRFALDTALGLAPAADGDQSPYRDDSDADDDPEADEERNREKDD; encoded by the coding sequence GTGACGACGGTCGCCCGGCTGGTTTTGGCCGGGGTCCTCATCGTGGCCGGTTGGTCGAAGATGGGCGCCCCGGCGCTGTCGATCCAGGCGGTCAAGGCGTACGAGCTCCTGCCGGAGGCCGTCGCGGAGATCGTCGGCTACGTGCTGCCGATTCTGGAGATCGTCATCGGGCTGCTGCTGGTCATCGGGCTGCTCACGCGGATGGCGGCGATCGCCACCGCGGTGCTGATGCTCGCGTTCGTCATCGGCATCGCCTCCGCCTGGGCCCGCGGGCTCAACATCGACTGCGGGTGCTTCGGCGGCGGTGGCGCGCTGCCGCCCGGCCAGAAGGCCAACTACCTGCCCGAGATCCTGCGTGACGTGGGCTTCCTCGCCCTCGCCGCATGGGTCGCGGTCAAGCCCCCGGGGCGGTTCGCCCTCGACACCGCGCTCGGCCTGGCGCCGGCCGCGGACGGGGACCAAAGCCCCTACCGCGACGACTCCGACGCAGACGACGATCCCGAAGCGGACGAGGAACGGAACCGAGAAAAGGACGATTGA
- the trpA gene encoding tryptophan synthase subunit alpha, with protein MTTLQTVFEKARAEKRAALVGYLPAGFPSARGAIAAATTMVEGGCDVIEIGLPYSDPLMDGPTIQDAVHRALVNGTRIADVLRTVEAVAATGAATLVMTYWNPVDRYGAERFARDLAAAGGAGTITPDLTPEEAGPWLEASAAAGIDTVFLVAPSSTDARIEKVVRCCTGFVYAASLMGVTGARETVSAAAEGLVKRTREHTTLPVCVGLGVSNGAQAAEVAAYADGVIVGSAFIRRLLDAPDEASGLAAVRALAEELAAGVRA; from the coding sequence ATGACGACTCTCCAGACGGTGTTCGAGAAGGCGCGGGCCGAGAAGCGCGCCGCCCTGGTCGGCTACCTGCCCGCAGGCTTCCCCTCCGCGCGGGGCGCCATCGCCGCGGCCACCACGATGGTCGAGGGCGGGTGCGACGTGATCGAGATCGGCCTGCCGTACTCCGACCCGCTCATGGACGGCCCGACCATCCAGGACGCGGTGCACCGCGCCCTGGTCAACGGGACCCGCATCGCCGACGTGCTGCGCACCGTGGAGGCCGTCGCCGCCACCGGCGCCGCCACGCTCGTCATGACGTACTGGAACCCGGTGGACCGTTACGGCGCCGAGCGCTTCGCCCGCGACCTCGCCGCCGCGGGCGGGGCCGGCACGATCACCCCGGACCTCACCCCGGAGGAGGCCGGGCCGTGGCTGGAGGCGAGCGCCGCCGCGGGCATCGACACCGTCTTCCTCGTCGCGCCCAGCTCCACCGACGCGCGCATCGAGAAGGTGGTGCGGTGCTGCACCGGGTTCGTGTACGCCGCGTCGCTCATGGGCGTCACCGGCGCCCGGGAGACGGTGAGCGCCGCGGCCGAGGGCCTGGTCAAGCGCACCCGGGAGCACACCACCCTGCCGGTGTGCGTGGGCCTGGGCGTGAGCAACGGCGCCCAGGCCGCCGAGGTGGCCGCGTACGCGGACGGCGTGATCGTCGGCTCGGCCTTCATCCGCCGCCTGCTCGACGCCCCGGACGAGGCGTCCGGGCTCGCCGCGGTCCGCGCGCTCGCCGAGGAGCTCGCCGCGGGCGTGCGCGCCTGA
- the trpB gene encoding tryptophan synthase subunit beta → MLSAADLAGPGPDEHGRFGIFGGRFVPEALIPALDEVEKVFNEARNDPEFVREFDHLLRTYAGRPTPVTEVPRFAEHAGGARILLKREDLTHTGAHKINNVLGQALLTKRLGKTRVIAETGAGQHGVATATAAALLGLECVIYMGAVDCERQALNVARMKLLGAKVVPVHTGSRTLKDAINEAFRDWVTNVDHTHYIFGTVAGPHPFPEIVRDFARIIGVEARRQVIELTGRLPDAVAACVGGGSNAIGIFHAFLDDKDVQLHGYEAAGHGLESGEHALTLTAGSVGVLHGARTYVLQDDEGQTIESHSISAGLDYPGVGPEHAWLKDSGRAVYHGVTDEAAMEAFALLARTEGIIPALESSHALAGALELGRELGPGATILVNLSGRGDKDMATAMKYFNL, encoded by the coding sequence ATGTTGAGCGCGGCCGACCTGGCCGGGCCGGGACCGGACGAGCACGGACGGTTCGGCATCTTCGGCGGGAGGTTCGTGCCGGAGGCGCTCATCCCGGCGCTCGACGAGGTGGAGAAGGTCTTCAACGAGGCGCGGAACGATCCGGAGTTCGTCCGCGAGTTCGACCACCTGCTGCGCACCTACGCGGGCCGGCCGACCCCGGTCACCGAGGTGCCGCGGTTCGCCGAGCACGCCGGCGGCGCCCGCATCCTCCTCAAGCGGGAGGACCTCACCCACACCGGCGCCCACAAGATCAACAACGTGCTCGGGCAGGCGCTGCTCACCAAGCGGCTCGGCAAGACCCGGGTGATCGCCGAGACCGGCGCGGGCCAGCACGGCGTCGCCACCGCGACCGCGGCCGCGCTGCTCGGCCTGGAGTGCGTCATCTACATGGGCGCGGTCGACTGCGAGCGCCAGGCGCTCAACGTCGCCCGGATGAAGCTGCTCGGCGCGAAGGTCGTGCCGGTGCACACCGGCAGCAGGACGCTCAAGGACGCGATCAACGAGGCCTTCCGCGACTGGGTCACCAACGTCGACCACACCCACTACATCTTCGGCACGGTCGCCGGGCCCCACCCCTTCCCGGAGATCGTGCGCGACTTCGCCCGGATCATCGGCGTGGAGGCGCGCCGCCAGGTCATCGAGCTCACCGGCCGCCTGCCCGACGCGGTCGCGGCCTGCGTCGGCGGCGGCTCGAACGCCATCGGCATCTTCCACGCCTTCCTCGACGACAAGGACGTGCAGCTGCACGGCTACGAGGCGGCCGGGCACGGCCTGGAGTCCGGCGAGCACGCGCTCACCCTCACCGCGGGCTCGGTCGGCGTGCTCCACGGGGCGCGCACCTACGTGCTCCAGGACGACGAGGGCCAGACGATCGAGTCGCACAGCATCTCGGCGGGCCTCGACTACCCCGGGGTCGGCCCCGAGCACGCCTGGCTCAAGGACTCCGGCCGGGCCGTGTACCACGGGGTCACCGACGAGGCGGCGATGGAGGCGTTCGCGCTGCTCGCCCGCACCGAGGGCATCATCCCGGCGCTGGAGTCGAGCCACGCGCTCGCCGGGGCGCTCGAGCTCGGCCGCGAGCTCGGGCCCGGCGCGACGATCCTGGTGAACCTCTCCGGACGCGGTGACAAGGACATGGCCACCGCGATGAAGTACTTCAACCTCTGA
- the trpC gene encoding indole-3-glycerol phosphate synthase TrpC — MSVLDEILDGVRADLAERQRSVGIEELKRRAERAPAPRDVYAVLGGDRVSVIAEVKRSSPSKGPLAAIADPAALASDYEAGGAHVISVLTERRKFAGSLEDLAAVRARVDVPLLRKDFIVTSYQLWEARAYGADLALLIVAALDQQALVSLIERAESIGLVPLVEVHTEEELDRALDAGAKVIGVNARDLKTLKVDREVFAKLAPKIPDGIIKIAESGVRGPHDLLAYARAGADAVLVGESLVTGRDPRAAVHDLVTAGAHPASRQDTGQERRH, encoded by the coding sequence GTGAGTGTGCTGGACGAGATCCTGGACGGGGTGCGGGCCGACCTCGCCGAGCGGCAGCGGTCCGTGGGGATCGAGGAACTCAAGCGGCGTGCCGAGCGGGCCCCCGCACCGCGGGACGTGTACGCGGTGCTCGGCGGTGACCGGGTCTCGGTGATCGCGGAGGTCAAGCGGTCCAGTCCTTCCAAGGGGCCGCTGGCGGCGATCGCCGATCCGGCCGCTCTGGCGAGCGACTACGAGGCGGGCGGCGCGCACGTGATCAGCGTGCTGACCGAGCGGCGCAAGTTCGCGGGCAGCCTCGAGGATCTGGCCGCCGTGCGGGCGCGGGTGGACGTGCCGCTGCTGCGGAAGGACTTCATCGTCACCTCCTACCAGCTGTGGGAGGCGCGGGCGTACGGCGCGGACCTCGCCCTGCTCATCGTGGCGGCCCTGGACCAGCAGGCCCTGGTGTCGCTGATCGAGCGGGCCGAGTCGATCGGCCTCGTCCCGCTGGTGGAGGTGCACACCGAGGAGGAGCTCGACCGCGCGCTCGACGCGGGCGCGAAGGTCATCGGAGTGAACGCCCGGGATCTGAAGACCCTAAAGGTCGACCGCGAGGTGTTCGCCAAGCTCGCGCCGAAAATCCCGGACGGTATCATCAAGATCGCCGAGTCGGGTGTGCGCGGGCCGCACGACCTGCTCGCTTACGCCCGGGCGGGCGCGGACGCCGTCCTGGTGGGGGAGAGCCTGGTCACCGGGAGGGATCCGCGCGCCGCGGTGCACGATCTGGTGACCGCCGGCGCCCATCCGGCGTCACGCCAGGACACCGGGCAGGAACGGCGTCACTGA
- a CDS encoding DUF2752 domain-containing protein — MAVVDPNEPGHYPPCPLLALTGLYCPGCGTLRALHALTRGDIGAALGLNALFVVLLPMAAALWVRWAVRSWQGRPFAEKAPHPAIVWAFLALLISYGVVRNLPFGQFLAP; from the coding sequence GTGGCCGTGGTCGATCCCAACGAGCCCGGCCACTATCCGCCCTGCCCGCTGCTCGCGCTCACCGGCCTGTACTGTCCCGGCTGCGGGACGCTGCGCGCGCTGCACGCGCTCACCCGCGGCGACATCGGCGCCGCCCTGGGGCTGAACGCGCTGTTCGTCGTGTTGCTCCCCATGGCGGCCGCGCTGTGGGTACGGTGGGCGGTACGCTCATGGCAGGGCAGGCCCTTCGCCGAAAAAGCACCGCATCCCGCAATTGTGTGGGCCTTTCTCGCGCTCCTTATTTCCTATGGGGTGGTGAGAAATCTGCCTTTCGGGCAATTCCTCGCGCCATAG
- a CDS encoding DUF4190 domain-containing protein: MSYGYPPDNQGGGYGGPHGGYGYGQQPGYGQPDPGYGQPNPGYAQPQPGYTDYNQAYGYQQPGYAPYQAPGTNGLAVTAMILGILGFVTCGATSVLAVIFGHVALGQVKRTGEQGHGMALTGVILGWILTGLWLLYWIAFLTLGWGAWWTATTTSSL, encoded by the coding sequence ATGAGTTACGGGTATCCGCCAGACAACCAGGGCGGGGGGTACGGAGGCCCGCACGGCGGGTACGGCTACGGCCAGCAGCCGGGCTATGGGCAGCCCGATCCCGGGTACGGCCAGCCCAACCCGGGGTACGCCCAGCCCCAGCCGGGCTACACCGACTACAACCAGGCCTACGGCTACCAGCAGCCCGGCTACGCCCCCTACCAGGCGCCGGGCACCAACGGGCTGGCGGTCACCGCGATGATCCTCGGCATCCTCGGCTTCGTCACCTGCGGCGCCACCTCGGTGCTCGCGGTGATCTTCGGGCACGTCGCGCTCGGGCAGGTCAAGCGCACCGGTGAGCAGGGCCACGGCATGGCGCTGACCGGGGTGATCCTCGGCTGGATCCTCACCGGCCTGTGGCTGCTCTACTGGATCGCCTTCCTCACCCTCGGCTGGGGGGCGTGGTGGACCGCGACGACGACCTCGTCGTTGTGA
- a CDS encoding TIGR02234 family membrane protein, with protein MTPATNAAPRRELAAWAVACALGAGLVLLAAGREWAVVRYGDSGGAALGEVALTGGELVAYAGPAALAALAAVVAVLAARGVWRRLIGAVVALCGAAPAIGVAAGLRQDAVLEAAARHSALSAAATATWETAAAWPAATVAGGIVLVAGGIVAVARAARWPGMSQRYERPDGTAARTGGADRARERGRDRERELWDAIDSGADPTADSGGGHAR; from the coding sequence ATGACCCCTGCGACGAACGCCGCGCCCCGGCGGGAGCTCGCGGCCTGGGCCGTGGCCTGCGCCCTCGGGGCGGGCCTGGTGCTGCTCGCCGCCGGACGCGAGTGGGCCGTGGTGCGCTACGGCGACTCCGGCGGCGCCGCGCTCGGCGAGGTCGCGCTCACCGGCGGCGAGCTCGTGGCGTACGCGGGCCCGGCGGCGCTCGCCGCGCTCGCCGCGGTGGTGGCGGTGCTCGCCGCCCGCGGCGTGTGGCGGCGGCTGATCGGCGCCGTGGTCGCGCTGTGCGGCGCCGCCCCCGCGATCGGCGTGGCCGCCGGGCTGCGGCAGGACGCCGTGCTGGAGGCGGCCGCGCGGCACAGCGCGCTGTCCGCGGCCGCGACGGCCACCTGGGAGACGGCCGCGGCGTGGCCCGCGGCGACGGTGGCGGGCGGGATCGTCCTCGTGGCCGGGGGCATCGTCGCGGTGGCGCGGGCGGCCCGCTGGCCGGGCATGTCCCAGAGGTACGAGCGGCCGGACGGCACCGCCGCGCGGACGGGCGGCGCGGACCGGGCCCGCGAGCGGGGCCGCGACCGGGAACGCGAGCTGTGGGACGCGATCGACAGCGGCGCGGATCCGACCGCGGATTCCGGCGGCGGGCACGCACGGTAA
- the hisI gene encoding phosphoribosyl-AMP cyclohydrolase: protein MSLDPRIAERLKRSPDGLVPAIVQQYDTKEVLMLAWMDDEALHRTLTTGRATYWSRSRREYWVKGETSGNVQWVKHVALDCDGDTLLVQVDQVGVACHTGARTCFDRDVLLTTDPAGAAEPARRT from the coding sequence ATGTCCCTTGACCCGCGGATCGCCGAACGGCTCAAGCGCTCGCCCGACGGGCTGGTGCCCGCCATCGTCCAGCAGTACGACACCAAAGAGGTGCTGATGCTCGCCTGGATGGACGACGAGGCGCTGCACCGCACCCTCACCACCGGCCGGGCCACCTACTGGTCGCGCAGCCGCCGCGAGTACTGGGTGAAGGGGGAGACCTCCGGGAACGTACAGTGGGTCAAGCACGTCGCCCTCGACTGCGACGGCGACACGCTGCTCGTCCAGGTGGACCAGGTGGGGGTCGCGTGCCACACCGGCGCCCGCACCTGCTTCGATCGGGACGTGCTGCTGACCACGGACCCCGCCGGCGCGGCGGAGCCCGCCCGGCGGACCTGA